A single window of Solanum dulcamara chromosome 5, daSolDulc1.2, whole genome shotgun sequence DNA harbors:
- the LOC129889273 gene encoding calcineurin-binding protein 1 has product MFSIAAINDTESISQWEPLAPTKEAQEFHLSQTYHEGLLKLEAKDYKKARELLEVVLKDPLVANSQVDSNSSDGHLLQLRFLALKNLATVFLQQGAPYYKDALQCYLQAVEIDNKDSVVWNKLGTLACSIGMLSISRWAFEQGLYCSPNNWNCMEKLLEVLIAIGDEVACLSVAELILRNWPSHSRALLVKRTIEESEPISFAPRGIDKLEPKHMRLKFPEKRKAAGVDLDEEPVSKKLKQNLEFCLPEVSWTALASELLKILHPSIESGSELGLGNDVSGDVSVIIKLSSISEKSKDPSGRKDISPSTASESICIVDFRSEKGSVSRENESTICGDHPQERRSSRLERLRSRKPDKEELDFETNRDLTKVVMQFLGPYLVNQAGLAGQAEDLPNSPDTECSDVVGFVLKTTRNHGAYHLGHMLLEEVARRGILYQEGMFKFLDLEKVIRFWGQERTPECNLFLAELYYDFGLCSSDTSQKSSFMSEASYHVCKIIECVALDYPFHVIGRKESASMGGHCQSHGHSEYPLNKNHEFWVRFFWLSGQLSLSDGGKARAREEFSISVEHLTNKESKSDFVLLSHLKSYKRLTVNRILHEIHLLEVDFLMKDGIHQLVEKNLHSECVKTLAPLLFSSEEVSAESSRVTTHTGRGLTSIELSALDILIKGCEETEPLDIEVYLNCHKRKLQMLITAVSEEENQFSNQMKGSKMLSISDAESKETPSDLWNLAAQEVKAISQCASRIKSITDPSENSNGVPMTVIGDIQSLLLMFMCNVANAYSCKKNSCSGISDHMEPRESLYFVDAVIAFCKLQHLIPNVPIKTQTELIVAIHDMLAEFGVCCASATGEEEEGTFLKLAIKHLLNLDMKLKSNFHSACKEFEMSQCDKQSSHDNNVQKSDELSHESHINELSNLSNLEKLNVEAGQVDRVEATGSDKDAVERISAESISAIKALEVEKTKVEDSKNVGDVSDSTYPGSAKSKDQLVEDGTELSEDAKEELEVAIDNALDQCFYCLYGLNLRSDASYEDDLGEHKNTSRGDYQTKEQCADVFQYILPYAKASSRTGLIKLRRVLRAIRKHFPQPPDDVLAGNAIDKFLDGPEMCEDKLSEEAGSSGFLESMTKILLSDPRSLEQQKASSKGSSEPYLEVYSNLYYLLALSEEMNATDKWAGFVLTKEGEEFVQQNAKLIKYDLIYNLLRLESWQKLANIYDEEVDLLLNDGSKQINVLGWRKNAALSERVEASRRRSRRCLLMTSALAKTADQQAEIHELLALVYYDGLQNVVPIYDQRYVVPSKDSAWMMFCQNSLRHFQKAFTHKEDWSHAFYLGKLSEKLGYSHETSFSFYAKAIALNPSAADSFYRMHASRLKLLCTCRKQDEDALKVVAAYCFNQSTQNTVMDILSKVCPSISESTCSEDRTPNAYSVNDGKGDSHLEGVWQMLYSDCLSALEICVEGDLKHFHKARYMLAQGLYRRGGNMDLQKAKDELSFCFKSSRSSFTINMWEIDSTVKKGRRRTQGCSGNRRSLEVNLAESSRKFITCIRKYTLFYLKLLEETEDICTLDRAYFCLRTDKRFSSCLEDLIPVALGRYLKALISSIHQTDHKTFAASNTSEHHLEKMFSLFMEQVTMWSDICCLPEIKSSELTESCLFGYLYRYIQSLEQNIKVETLEGINEKIRKRLKNPKLSSSNCIKVHKHVSAAWCRSLVISMALITPLHSRLSSEVQGLNSSANGLENSQLLCVDLQLDELWSSSFEDMNHLKDLERKWNPSLSKIKNVIVKRAADEDLETASMLLRSCYNFYKDTFCALLPSGINLYMVPCQFATETYIQPGIDAVDILDMNTSRKLVLWAYTLLHGHCTSVSASIKYCEENSKSRIKKGSGSLLPSSANASPSTASNIGGGKDGMSKNSEPDGSPLSTLGNAPYSEINGSQKDTPPSLPETAKTSASFSKMGGTMDALSSSLPEGESATSPNAATADQSKKVLLADSYLYHDNPLVESKKLDIQNDA; this is encoded by the exons ATG TTTTCGATTGCAGCCATCAACGATACAGAATCAATAAGCCAATGGGAACCTTTAGCCCCAACCAAAGAAGCCCAG GAATTTCACTTATCACAAACTTACCATGAGGGACTTTTGAAGCTGGAAGCTAAAGACTATAAAAAGGCTCGTGAGCTTTTGGAAGTTGTATTAAAGGATCCTTTGGTCGCAAATTCACAG GTGGATAGTAATTCTAGTGATGGTCATCTTTTGCAGCTAAG ATTTTTGGCACTGAAAAATCTTGCCACTGTTTTTCTACAACAAGGTGCTCCGTACTACAAAGATGCTTTGCAATGCTATCTTCAAGCTGTAGAGATTGATAATAAGGATTCTGTTGTCTGGAATAAGCTGGGAACTTTAGCATGCTCAATAGGAATGTTGAGCATTTCCCGCTGGGCATTTGAACAAGGGTTATACTGCAGTCCCAATAACT GGAATTGCATGGAAAAACTTTTAGAAGTACTTATTGCTATAGGTGATGAGGTTGCCTGCCTTTCAGTCGCTGAACTAATTTTAAGAAACTGGCCTTCCCATTCTCGAGCTTTGCTTGTTAAAAGAACTATTGAAGAGTCTGAACCAATTTCATTTGCCCCAAGAGGGATAGACAAGCTAGAACCTAAACATATGCGGCTGAAATTCCCAGAGAAGAGAAAAGCTGCAGGTGTTGACCTTGATGAGGAACCTGTTTCCAAAAAGTTGAAGCAAAATTTGGAGTTCTGCCTTCCAGAAGTTTCCTGGACAGCTCTGGCCAGTgaacttttgaaaattttacatCCATCAATTGAATCTGGTTCTGAACTTGGACTAGGGAACGATGTATCTGGTGATGTTAGTGTAATCATTAAATTGTCAAGCATATCAGAAAAAAGTAAGGATCCTTCAGGAAGGAAAGACATTTCACCCTCCACAGCTTCTGAAAGCATTTGCATCGTGGATTTCAGGTCTGAGAAAGGTAGTGTTAGTAGAGAAAATGAATCAACTATTTGTGGAGATCACCCTCAAGAAAGGCGAAGCAGCCGCCTGGAAAGGCTCAGAAGCCGTAAACCAGACAAAGAAGAGTTAGATTTTGAGACCAACAGGGACCTCACTAAAGTTGTAATGCAATTTCTAGGACCCTATCTTGTGAATCAAGCAGGACTTGCAGGCCAAGCTGAGGATCTTCCTAATTCACCAGACACAGAGTGTAGTGATGTTGTTGGATTTGTCCTGAAAACGACAAGAAATCACGGTGCCTACCACTTGGGTCACATGCTCCTGGAAGAAGTTGCCAGGCGAGGCATTTTGTATCAGGAAGGCATGTTTAAATTTTTAGATCTGGAGAAGGTGATAAGGTTTTGGGGCCAGGAGAGGACTCCTGAGTGCAATTTGTTTCTTGCTGAGTTATATTATGATTTTGGTTTGTGTTCTTCTGACACATCACAAAAATCTAGCTTTATGTCGGAGGCTTCATATCATGTGTGCAAAATAATTGAATGTGTTGCTTTGGACTATCCATTCCACGTTATTGGCAGGAAAGAAAGCGCTTCAATGGGGGGGCATTGTCAGAGTCATGGTCATAGTGAATATCCACTTAATAAAAATCATGAGTTTTGGGTTCGCTTTTTTTGGTTAAGTGGGCAATTGTCTCTATCAGATGGCGGCAAAGCGAGAGCTCGAGAAGAGTTCTCTATTTCAGTGGAGCATTTGACAAATAAGGAAAGCAAGAGTGATTTCGTTTTATTATCCCACTTAAAATCGTATAAGAGGCTGACTGTCAATAGAATCCTCCATGAGATTCATCTACTGGAGGTTGATTTTCTAATGAAGGATGGTATCCATCAGTTAGTTGAGAAAAATCTGCACTCTGAGTGTGTAAAAACACTTGCTCCTCTTCTCTTTTCCTCAGAAGAGGTCTCTGCTGAATCATCACGTGTTACCACTCATACAGGGAGAGGGCTAACTTCAATTGAACTGTCTGCCTtggatattttaataaaaggaTGTGAGGAGACAGAGCCATTGGACATTGAGGTCTATTTAAATTGCCACAAAAGGAAGTTGCAGATGCTCATTACTGCTGTTAGTGAGGAAGAGAACCAATTTTCTAACCAGATGAAAGGTTCAAAAATGTTATCTATCTCTGACGCAGAGTCTAAGGAAACCCCAAGTGACCTCTGGAACTTGGCTGCTCAAGAAGTGAAAGCAATATCTCAGTGTGCCTCAAGGATAAAGAGCATCACCGACCCTTCTGAAAACTCT AATGGTGTTCCAATGACTGTCATTGGTGATATTCAGTCATTGCTGCTGATGTTTATGTGTAATGTTGCCAACGCATAttcttgtaaaaaaaattcttgttcAGGAATTTCAGATCATATGGAACCAAGAGAAAGCTTGTACTTTGTAGATGCAGTTATTGCATTCTGTAAACTCCAACACTTGATCCCAAATGTTCCTATAAAGACTCAA ACAGAGTTGATCGTGGCAATCCATGACATGCTTGCTGAGTTTGGTGTCTGCTGTGCAAGTGCAACTGGTGAAGAGGAAGAAGGAACATTTCTAAAACTTGCAATAAAGCACCTCTTAAACTTGGATATGAAACTGAAGTCTAACTTTCACTCTGCTTGCAAGGAATTTGAAATGTCTCAGTGTGACAAACAGTCTTCCCATGATAATAATGTTCAAAAATCTGACGAACTTTCTCATGAAAGCCACATCAACGAGTTATCGAACTTATCAAATTTGGAGAAGCTGAATGTGGAAGCAGGTCAGGTAGATCGAGTTGAAGCTACCGGTTCAGATAAAGATGCTGTTGAGAGGATTAGTGCAGAATCTATTTCTGCCATTAAAGCTCTGGAGGTTGAGAAAACTAAAGTCGAGGACAGTAAGAATGTTGGTGATGTCTCTGACAGTACGTACCCTGGATCGGCAAAGTCAAAGGATCAATTGGTCGAAGATGGAACTGAGCTAAGTGAAGATGCAAAAGAAGAGCTTGAAGTTGCCATTGATAATGCTTTGGATCAGTGCTTTTACTGCCTGTATGGATTGAATCTAAGGTCTGATGCATCATATGAAGATGATTTAGGTGAGCATAAGAACACAAGCCGGGGTGATTACCAAACCAAGGAACAATGTGCTGATGTTTTTCAGTATATACTTCCTTATGCTAAAGCTTCTTCT AGGACGGGGCTCATTAAACTCCGACGAGTCCTTAGAGCTATACGAAAGCACTTTCCACAACCACCAGATGATGTTTTAGCTGGAAATGCAATAGACAAGTTCTTAGATGGTCCTGAAATGTGTGAAGACAAGCTCTCGGAGGAAGCAGGGTCCAGTGGCTTTCTGGAATCCATGACAAAGATATTATTATCAGACCCCAGAAGCCTGGAACAACAGAAAGCATCATCAAAAGGAAG TTCCGAGCCATACCTGGAAGTTTATAGCAATTTGTATTATCTTCTGGCTCTGTCTGAAGAAATGAATGCAACTGATAAATGGGCTGGCTTTGTTCTGACCAAAGAAGGGGAGGAATTTGTGCAGCAAAATGCAAAACTcatcaaatatgatttaatttaCAATCTCCTACGCTTGGAGAGTTGGCAGAAACTTGCAAATATCTATGATGAG GAGGTAGACTTGCTGCTAAATGATGGAAGCAAGCAAATAAATGTTTTGGGATGGAGGAAAAATGCTGCTTTATCTGAAAGAGTTGAGGCAAGTCGCCGAAGGAGCAGGCGATGTTTGTTGATGACGTCAGCTTTAGCAAAAACAGCAGATCAACAG GCCGAGATACATGAGTTATTGGCAttagtatattatgatggtcTTCAGAATGTAGTACCGATCTATGACCAAAGATATGTTGTGCCATCCAAAGATTCAGCATGGATGATGTTCTGTCAAAACTCATTGAGACACTTTCAGAAGGCCTTCACACACAA AGAGGATTGGTCTCATGCATTTTATCTGGGAAAACTCTCCGAGAAGCTTGGATATTCACATGAGACGTCATTTTCATTCTATGCTAAAGCTATTGCTTTGAATCCATCTGCTGCGGATTCATTCTATAGGATGCATGCTTCACGGTTGAAGTTACTTTGCACATGTAGGAAACAAGATGAGGACGCCTTAAAG GTTGTCGCTGCGTACTGTTTCAATCAATCAACACAGAATACTGTGATGGATATCCTCAGTAAGGTTTGCCCATCAATTTCAGAATCGACGTGCTCTGAGGATAGAACTCCCAATGCGTACTCTGTCAATGATGGAAAAGGGGATTCACATTTGGAAGGGGTGTGGCAGATGCTTTACAGTGATTGCCTTTCTGCTCTTGAAATTTGTGTGGAAGGGGACCTGAAACATTTTCATAAGGCTAGATATATGCTTGCTCAAGGCCTATATCGAAGAGGTGGGAATATGGATCTACAAAAGGCAAAGGATGAACTTTCCTTCTGCTTTAAGTCGTCTCGTTCTTCATTTACAATAAACATGTGGGAGATTGACAGTACGGTTAAGAAGGGAAG GCGCAGAACCCAAGGTTGCTCAGGGAACAGGAGATCCCTAGAAGTTAACTTGGCAGAAAGTTCTCGGAAGTTCATTACTTGCATCCGCAAGTACACATTATTCTATTTAAAACTGCTGGAGGAGACAGAAGACATCTGCACCCTTGATCGCGCTTATTTCTGTCTTAGGACAGATAAGAGG TTCTCTTCATGTCTTGAAGATCTCATTCCAGTTGCCCTTGGACGATACTTAAAGGCATTAATTTCATCTATACATCAGACTGACCATAAGACTTTTGCTGCTAGCAACACTAGTGAGCATCATCTGGAGAAAATGTTCTCTCTGTTCATGGAACAGGTCACCATGTGGTCTGATATTTGTTGCTTGCCAGAAATAAAGAGCTCTGAGTTGACAGAGAGCTGTTTATTTGG ATATCTTTATCGATATATCCAGTCTTTAGAGCAAAATATCAAAGTTGAAACGCTTGAAGGAATAAATGAGAAGATACGCAAGCGTTTGAAGAACCCAAAGCTGTCGAGTAGTAACTGCATAAAAGTTCATAAGCATGTTTCTGCTGCTTGGTGTCGATCACTTGTAATTAGCATGGCTTTAATAACGCCTTTGCATTCAAGACTCTCCAGTGAAGTACAAGGTCTAAATTCATCAGCTAATGGATTAGAGAACTCACAACTGCTTTGTGTTGATCTCCAACTGGATGAATTATGGAGTTCATCTTTTGAAGACATGAATCATTTGAAGGATCTTGAGAGGAAGTGGAACCCCTCGTtgtctaaaataaaaaatgtaataGTAAAGAGAGCTGCAGATGAAGATCTGGAAACTGCTTCTATGTTGCTTAGGTCTTGCTATAATTTCTACAAGGACACATTTTGTGCATTGCTCCCATCAGGTATAAACCTTTATATGGTGCCATGTCAATTTGCTACAGAAACATATATCCAACCTGGGATAGATGCGGTCGACATACTTGATATGAACACTTCACGGAAGCTAGTTTTGTGGGCCTACACACTTCTGCATGGCCACTGCACAAGTGTTTCAGCTTCTATTAAGTATTGTGAAGAAAATTCCAAG TCAAGGATAAAAAAAGGAAGTGGAAGCTTGTTACCTTCAAGTGCAAATGCATCTCCTTCCACAGCTTCCAATATAG GTGGAGGAAAAGATGGGATGAGTAAAAACTCTGAACCAGATGGTTCCCCATTATCAACTTTGGGCAATGCACCATATTCTGAGATCAACGGATCACAAAAAGATACCCCTCCCAGTTTGCCAGAAACTGCGAAGACAAGTGCCTCTTTCTCCAAAATGGGGGGTACAATGGATGCATTGTCATCATCTCTGCCTGAAGGAGAGAGCGCAACTTCTCCAAATGCTGCAACTGCTGATCAGAGCAAGAAGGTTTTATTGGCTGATTCGTATTTATACCATGACAATCCTTTGGTTGAAAGCAAGAAACTGGATATACAGAATGACGCGTAA